The following proteins are encoded in a genomic region of Actinomadura sp. NAK00032:
- the argH gene encoding argininosuccinate lyase has translation MTKAPTRLWGGRFEGGPSDALARLSVSVQFDWRLAPYDLMGSRAHARVLNRAGLLTDDELERMIGALDDLEEACRSGEFRPTVADEDVHTALERGLLERLGALGGKLRAGRSRNDQVATDLRLYLRDHARQVVSRLVELETALIAQAEHNLGVAAPGMTHLQHAQPVLFSHQLLAHVQPLTRDIDRLRDWDRRAAVSPLGSGALAGSSLPLDPQATAAELGFDAAAPNSMDAVADRDFVAEFLFAAALVGVHLSRLGEEICLWASQEFRWIEMDDTYATGSSIMPQKKNPDVAELARGKAGRLIGHLVGLLTTLKGLPLTYNRDLQEDKEGAFDAVETLLLVLPAMSGLIATMRVNTERLEALAPDGFALATDLAELLVRRGTAFRDAHEVVGHLVVWCQVNDKDFDDLTDEELAKVSPHLTPDVREVLNVQGALASRKAYGGTAPDRVREQIEALRALVNGHAAWASDTED, from the coding sequence GTGACGAAGGCACCGACGCGGCTGTGGGGCGGCCGGTTCGAAGGCGGCCCGTCGGACGCGCTCGCGCGGCTCTCGGTGAGCGTCCAGTTCGACTGGCGGCTCGCCCCCTACGACCTGATGGGCTCGCGCGCGCACGCCCGCGTCCTCAACCGGGCCGGGCTGCTCACCGACGACGAGCTGGAACGCATGATCGGTGCCCTGGACGACCTGGAGGAGGCGTGCCGGTCCGGCGAGTTCCGGCCCACGGTCGCCGACGAGGACGTCCACACCGCGCTGGAGCGCGGCCTGCTGGAGCGCCTCGGCGCCCTCGGCGGCAAGCTCCGCGCCGGCCGCAGCCGCAACGACCAGGTCGCCACCGACCTGCGCCTCTACCTGCGCGACCACGCCCGGCAGGTCGTCTCCCGGCTGGTCGAGCTGGAGACCGCGCTGATCGCGCAGGCCGAGCACAACCTCGGCGTCGCCGCGCCCGGCATGACGCACCTGCAGCACGCCCAGCCCGTGCTGTTCTCCCACCAGCTCCTCGCGCACGTCCAGCCGCTCACCCGCGACATCGACCGGCTTCGCGACTGGGACAGGCGCGCCGCCGTGTCCCCGCTCGGCTCCGGCGCGCTCGCCGGCTCGTCGCTGCCGCTGGACCCGCAGGCCACCGCCGCCGAGCTCGGCTTCGACGCCGCCGCGCCGAACTCCATGGACGCCGTCGCCGACCGCGACTTCGTCGCCGAGTTCCTGTTCGCCGCCGCGCTGGTCGGCGTGCACCTGTCGCGCCTCGGCGAGGAGATCTGCCTCTGGGCCTCGCAGGAGTTCCGCTGGATCGAGATGGACGACACCTACGCCACCGGGTCGTCGATCATGCCGCAGAAGAAGAACCCCGACGTCGCCGAGCTGGCGCGCGGCAAGGCCGGCCGGCTCATCGGCCACCTCGTCGGCCTGCTCACCACCCTCAAGGGCCTGCCCCTCACCTACAACCGCGACCTGCAGGAGGACAAGGAGGGCGCGTTCGACGCCGTCGAGACGCTGCTGCTCGTCCTGCCGGCCATGTCCGGGCTCATCGCGACGATGCGGGTCAACACCGAGCGCCTGGAGGCCCTCGCCCCCGACGGCTTCGCCCTCGCGACCGACCTCGCCGAGCTGCTCGTCCGGCGCGGCACCGCGTTCCGCGACGCGCACGAGGTCGTCGGCCACCTCGTCGTCTGGTGCCAGGTCAACGACAAGGACTTCGACGACCTCACCGACGAGGAGCTCGCCAAGGTGTCGCCGCACCTGACGCCCGACGTCCGCGAGGTGCTGAACGTCCAGGGCGCCCTGGCCTCCCGCAAGGCCTACGGCGGGACGGCGCCCGACCGCGTCCGCGAGCAGATCGAGGCGCTGCGCGCCCTCGTCAACGGGCACGCCGCGTGGGCGTCCGACACCGAGGACTGA
- a CDS encoding DNA-3-methyladenine glycosylase, which translates to MDGALLPRDFFDRPVEEVAPSLLGHVITHRTPEGEVAARLTEVEAYAGPLDPASHAYRGRTRRNEVMFGPPGHVYVYFTYGMHFCMNLVCGPDGTSMAVLLRAGEIIAGEDLARARRPRSTVRDLARGPARLCQALGIAREQNGLDVCAPGGEMTVLAGEPADPALIRSGPRTGVNGAKEVPWRFWIDGDPTVSPYRPHVPRQRRKVPADG; encoded by the coding sequence ATGGACGGAGCGCTGCTGCCACGGGACTTCTTCGACCGCCCGGTGGAGGAGGTCGCGCCGTCGCTGCTCGGCCACGTGATCACCCACCGCACCCCCGAGGGGGAGGTGGCCGCCCGGCTCACCGAGGTGGAGGCGTACGCGGGGCCGCTCGACCCCGCGTCCCACGCCTACCGGGGGCGGACCAGGCGCAACGAGGTCATGTTCGGGCCGCCCGGGCACGTGTACGTGTACTTCACCTACGGCATGCACTTCTGCATGAACCTGGTCTGCGGCCCGGACGGGACGTCCATGGCGGTGCTGCTGCGCGCGGGCGAGATCATCGCGGGGGAGGACCTCGCCCGGGCGCGGCGCCCGCGCTCGACCGTCCGGGACCTGGCCCGCGGCCCGGCGCGGCTCTGCCAGGCCCTCGGCATCGCCCGCGAGCAGAACGGCTTGGACGTGTGCGCGCCCGGCGGGGAGATGACCGTCCTCGCGGGCGAGCCCGCCGACCCCGCGCTGATCCGCAGCGGCCCGCGGACCGGCGTGAACGGCGCCAAGGAGGTGCCGTGGCGGTTCTGGATCGACGGTGACCCGACCGTGTCCCCGTACCGCCCGCACGTCCCGCGGCAGCGCCGGAAGGTCCCCGCCGACGGCTGA
- the tyrS gene encoding tyrosine--tRNA ligase, with the protein MTDILDDLAWRGLIAQSTDLDDLRALLAAGPVTLYCGFDPTAPSLHLGNLIQILTLRRFQRAGHRPIGLVGGATGLIGDPSGKSAERVLNSEETVAAWVERVRGQVSGFLDFHEGPTGATMVSNLDWTGPMSAIEFLRDIGKHFPVNRMLARETVKARLDSTGMSYTEFSYVLLQSMDFLELYRRHGCRLQTGGSDQWGNLTAGVDLIRRVEGGSAHALTTPLLTKADGSKFGKTAGGETYWLDAELTSPYAFYQFWINADDRDVDKFLKFFSFRPREEIEELVKQGADRPAARAPQRALAEEMTTLVHGADETARVVAASRALFGQGSLEELDERTLRAALAEVPRAEVPSGDLPSVVDLLAESGLCKSKSEARRAIAQGGAYLNNAKVESEDAVPAPSDLLHGRFLVLRRGKRHVGGVEVTTA; encoded by the coding sequence GTGACCGACATCCTGGATGATCTCGCGTGGCGCGGCCTGATCGCGCAGTCCACCGACCTGGACGATCTGCGGGCCTTGCTCGCCGCGGGACCGGTCACGCTCTATTGCGGCTTCGACCCGACGGCGCCGTCGCTGCACCTCGGCAACCTGATCCAGATCCTCACGCTGCGGCGCTTCCAGCGGGCCGGGCACCGGCCGATCGGCCTCGTCGGCGGCGCCACCGGGCTGATCGGAGACCCGAGCGGCAAGAGCGCCGAGCGCGTGCTGAACTCGGAGGAGACCGTCGCCGCCTGGGTCGAGCGGGTCCGCGGCCAGGTGTCGGGGTTCCTCGACTTCCACGAGGGGCCGACCGGCGCCACCATGGTCAGCAACCTCGACTGGACGGGCCCGATGTCGGCCATCGAGTTCCTGCGCGACATCGGCAAGCACTTCCCGGTCAACCGGATGCTCGCCCGGGAGACGGTCAAGGCCCGCCTCGACTCGACCGGCATGAGCTACACCGAGTTCAGCTACGTGCTGCTCCAGTCCATGGACTTCCTGGAGCTGTACCGGCGGCACGGCTGCCGGCTGCAGACGGGCGGCAGCGACCAGTGGGGCAACCTGACCGCGGGCGTCGACCTGATCCGCCGCGTCGAGGGCGGCAGCGCGCACGCGCTGACCACGCCGCTGCTCACCAAGGCGGACGGGTCGAAGTTCGGCAAGACCGCCGGCGGCGAGACCTACTGGCTCGACGCGGAGCTGACCTCGCCGTACGCGTTCTACCAGTTCTGGATCAACGCCGACGACCGGGACGTGGACAAGTTCCTGAAGTTCTTCAGCTTCCGGCCGCGCGAGGAGATCGAGGAGCTGGTGAAGCAGGGCGCCGACCGCCCCGCGGCCCGCGCCCCGCAGCGGGCGCTCGCCGAGGAGATGACCACGCTGGTCCACGGCGCGGACGAGACCGCCCGCGTCGTCGCCGCCTCCCGCGCCCTGTTCGGCCAGGGCTCCCTGGAGGAGCTGGACGAGCGGACGCTGAGGGCCGCGCTCGCGGAGGTGCCGCGGGCCGAGGTGCCGTCCGGTGACCTGCCGAGCGTGGTGGACCTCCTCGCGGAGTCCGGCCTGTGCAAGAGCAAGTCCGAGGCGCGCCGCGCGATCGCCCAGGGCGGCGCGTACCTCAACAACGCCAAGGTCGAGTCGGAGGACGCCGTGCCGGCGCCGTCCGACCTCCTCCACGGCCGCTTCCTCGTCCTGCGGCGCGGCAAGCGGCACGTGGGAGGCGTGGAGGTGACGACGGCCTGA
- a CDS encoding peptidase inhibitor family I36 protein produces the protein MAKTTWRIMAAVALCGAACLTVAPPAQATSCFWEDPGQQGSSRCYENNVQDFGGQRFPNGHNVQQTASSWRNLNTVWNEVVYSEPNFTGQSQELEDETDGNLNPGINDHLGSFDAA, from the coding sequence ATGGCGAAAACGACATGGCGGATCATGGCGGCGGTCGCGCTCTGCGGGGCGGCCTGCCTCACGGTGGCGCCGCCCGCCCAGGCGACGAGCTGCTTCTGGGAGGACCCGGGCCAGCAGGGCTCGAGCCGCTGCTACGAGAACAACGTCCAGGACTTCGGCGGCCAGCGCTTCCCCAACGGCCACAACGTCCAGCAGACAGCCAGCTCGTGGCGGAACCTCAACACCGTCTGGAACGAGGTCGTCTACAGCGAGCCCAACTTCACCGGCCAGTCGCAGGAGCTCGAGGACGAGACCGACGGGAACCTGAACCCGGGGATCAACGACCACCTCGGTTCCTTCGACGCGGCCTGA
- a CDS encoding TetR/AcrR family transcriptional regulator has translation MTARALPREPQQDRSRATRRRLLEAAIDCLASVGWAGTTVAVVAERAGVSRGAAQHHFRTREELVTAAVGYGSEVRMTQMRERLDGLAGRRPSTLDIVALLGEMYTSPLFRAALQLWVAASSDEQLRAQVLPLEARVGREAHRLTVEALGADESVAGVRETVQATLDLVRGLGLADLLTDDSARRTRLLTQWAATLDRALGR, from the coding sequence ATGACCGCCCGGGCACTCCCCCGCGAACCGCAGCAGGACCGCAGCCGCGCCACCCGGCGGCGCCTCCTGGAGGCCGCTATCGACTGCCTCGCCTCGGTGGGCTGGGCCGGCACCACCGTCGCCGTGGTCGCCGAGCGCGCGGGCGTCTCCCGGGGCGCGGCGCAGCACCACTTCCGGACGCGGGAGGAGCTGGTGACGGCCGCGGTCGGCTACGGCTCCGAGGTGCGGATGACCCAGATGCGCGAGCGCCTGGACGGGCTCGCCGGCCGCCGCCCGTCCACGCTCGACATCGTGGCCCTGCTCGGCGAGATGTACACGAGCCCGCTGTTCCGCGCCGCGCTGCAGCTGTGGGTCGCGGCCAGCTCCGACGAGCAGCTCCGCGCGCAGGTCCTCCCCCTCGAAGCCCGCGTGGGGCGGGAGGCGCACCGCCTCACCGTCGAGGCGCTCGGCGCGGACGAGAGCGTCGCCGGCGTCCGCGAGACCGTCCAGGCGACCCTCGACCTGGTCCGCGGGCTGGGCCTCGCCGACCTGCTCACCGACGACTCGGCGCGCCGCACCCGCCTGCTGACCCAGTGGGCCGCCACCCTCGACCGGGCCCTCGGCCGCTGA
- a CDS encoding acyclic terpene utilization AtuA family protein, with the protein MSQPLRVGNASGFYGDRFAAVREMLEGGPLDVLTGDYLAELTMLILGRGKMKDPDAGYATTFLRQLEESLGLAVERGTAIVANAGGLNPRGLADRLRDLAARLGIEVRVAHVEGDDLLARAGEFGFADSPYGAPLTANAYLGAWGIAECLKAGADVVVTGRVTDASLVVGPAAAHFGWARDDWDALAGATVAGHVLECGAQATGGNYAFFEEIYNVKAPGFPIAEIHADGSSVITKHDGTGGAVTTETVAAQLLYEIGGPAYAGPDVTTRFDTIRLAQDGPDRVRISGVEGAPPPASTKVCLNHLGGHRNEMTFVLTGLGIEAKAESVKARMAAAFGDAPPARVEWTLIGDAKADPATQGEATALLRCAVLDPDPHKVGRAFSNAAVELALAGYPGFTMTSPPGKGAPYGVYSPAYVPNEAVDHVAVTPDGTRVPIAPAPVTAPITGAGGQEGAAQSPPQAAPRGPAVRAPLGRVAGARSGDKGGDANIGVWARTGAQWDWLEPFLTVERFKELLPETQEHTVHRHVLPGLRAVNFVVEGLLQEGVSASTRFDPQGKALGEWLRSRLVDIPEALL; encoded by the coding sequence ATGAGCCAACCGCTGCGGGTCGGGAACGCCTCGGGCTTCTACGGCGACCGCTTCGCCGCGGTGCGGGAGATGCTGGAGGGCGGGCCGCTGGACGTCCTCACCGGCGACTACCTCGCCGAGTTGACGATGCTGATCCTGGGCCGCGGCAAGATGAAGGACCCGGACGCCGGGTACGCCACCACGTTCCTGCGCCAGCTGGAGGAGTCTCTCGGGCTGGCGGTGGAGCGGGGCACCGCGATCGTCGCGAACGCCGGCGGGCTGAACCCGCGCGGGCTCGCCGACCGGCTGCGCGACCTGGCCGCGCGGCTCGGGATCGAGGTGCGCGTCGCCCATGTGGAGGGCGACGACCTACTGGCGCGGGCCGGCGAGTTCGGCTTCGCCGACTCTCCGTACGGAGCGCCGCTCACCGCCAACGCGTACCTGGGCGCCTGGGGGATCGCCGAGTGCCTGAAGGCGGGCGCCGATGTGGTGGTGACCGGCCGCGTCACCGACGCCTCACTGGTGGTGGGCCCGGCCGCCGCGCACTTCGGATGGGCGCGGGACGACTGGGACGCCCTGGCGGGCGCGACCGTCGCCGGGCACGTCCTGGAGTGCGGGGCCCAGGCCACGGGCGGCAACTACGCCTTCTTCGAAGAAATCTACAATGTAAAGGCACCGGGCTTCCCGATCGCGGAGATCCATGCCGACGGCTCCAGCGTCATCACCAAGCACGACGGAACCGGCGGCGCGGTGACCACCGAGACGGTCGCGGCCCAGCTCCTCTACGAGATCGGCGGGCCGGCCTATGCCGGGCCCGACGTGACGACCCGCTTCGACACGATCCGGCTGGCCCAGGACGGGCCCGACCGTGTGCGGATCAGCGGCGTCGAGGGGGCACCGCCGCCGGCGTCCACCAAGGTGTGCCTGAACCATCTCGGCGGCCACCGCAACGAGATGACGTTCGTCCTCACCGGGCTCGGCATCGAGGCCAAGGCGGAGTCGGTCAAGGCGCGGATGGCGGCCGCGTTCGGCGACGCGCCGCCGGCCCGGGTGGAGTGGACGCTCATCGGCGATGCCAAGGCCGACCCGGCCACGCAGGGGGAGGCGACCGCGCTGCTCCGCTGCGCCGTCCTCGACCCGGACCCGCACAAGGTCGGCCGCGCGTTCAGCAACGCGGCGGTGGAGCTGGCCCTCGCCGGCTACCCGGGCTTCACGATGACCTCGCCACCCGGCAAGGGCGCCCCGTACGGCGTGTACTCGCCGGCGTACGTGCCGAACGAGGCGGTCGACCACGTCGCCGTCACCCCGGACGGCACCCGCGTACCGATCGCCCCCGCGCCGGTCACGGCACCGATCACGGGGGCGGGCGGGCAGGAAGGCGCCGCCCAGTCCCCACCGCAAGCCGCCCCCCGGGGGCCGGCCGTCAGGGCGCCCCTCGGACGGGTGGCCGGGGCGCGGAGCGGGGACAAGGGCGGGGACGCCAACATCGGCGTCTGGGCCCGGACCGGCGCCCAATGGGACTGGCTCGAACCCTTCCTGACCGTGGAGAGGTTCAAGGAGCTGCTGCCCGAGACGCAAGAGCACACCGTCCACCGGCACGTCCTGCCCGGCCTGCGCGCGGTCAACTTCGTGGTCGAGGGGCTGCTGCAGGAGGGCGTATCCGCCTCGACCCGGTTCGACCCGCAGGGCAAGGCCCTCGGGGAGTGGCTGCGGTCCCGCCTCGTCGACATCCCGGAGGCACTCCTTTGA
- a CDS encoding acyl-CoA carboxylase subunit beta, whose product MLDKLAALDAEHAKALEGGGEKYVARHRRRGKLLARERIELLLDPDSPFLELSPLAAWGSDFPVGASVVTGIGVVEGVECVIVANDPTVRGGSSNPWTVKKSFRASDIALENRLPVINLVESGGADLPTQKEIFIPGGRMFRDLTRLSAAGIPTIALVFGNSTAGGAYIPGMCDYVVMVKERAKVFLGGPPLVKMATGEEADDEELGGAEMHARTSGLADYMAADEADALRLGRQIVKNLNHRKLGPAPGPVEEPLYDAEELAGIVPEDLKVPFDPREVVARIADGSRFEEFKPLYGTSLVTGWTRVHGYPVGVLANAQGVLFGAEAQKAAQFIQLANQSDTPLLFLHNTTGYMVGKEYEQAGIIKHGALMINAVANSRVPHISIVMGASYGAGNYGMCGRAYDPRFLFAWPSAKSAVMGPQQLAGVLSIVARQAAEARGQAYDDDQDRAMREMVEAQIEAESLPFFLSGRLYDDGVIDPRDTRTVLGLCLSAVHNAPVRGADGFGVFRM is encoded by the coding sequence ATGCTGGACAAGCTCGCGGCGCTGGACGCCGAGCACGCCAAGGCCCTCGAAGGCGGCGGCGAGAAGTACGTCGCGCGGCACCGCAGGCGCGGGAAGCTGCTGGCCCGCGAGCGCATCGAGCTGCTGCTCGACCCCGACTCGCCGTTCCTGGAGCTGAGCCCGCTCGCCGCCTGGGGGAGCGACTTCCCCGTCGGCGCCAGCGTGGTCACCGGCATCGGGGTCGTCGAGGGCGTCGAGTGCGTGATCGTGGCGAACGACCCGACGGTGCGGGGCGGGTCCAGCAACCCGTGGACGGTGAAGAAGAGCTTCCGGGCGTCCGACATCGCGCTGGAGAACCGGCTCCCGGTCATCAACCTGGTCGAGTCGGGCGGCGCGGACCTGCCGACGCAGAAGGAGATCTTCATCCCCGGCGGGCGGATGTTCCGGGACCTGACCCGGCTGTCGGCGGCCGGGATCCCGACGATCGCGCTCGTCTTCGGCAACTCGACCGCCGGCGGCGCGTACATCCCGGGCATGTGCGACTACGTCGTCATGGTGAAGGAGCGCGCGAAGGTGTTCCTCGGCGGCCCGCCGCTGGTGAAGATGGCGACGGGCGAGGAGGCCGACGACGAGGAGCTCGGCGGCGCGGAGATGCACGCCCGCACGTCCGGCCTCGCCGACTACATGGCCGCCGACGAGGCGGACGCGCTGCGCCTCGGCCGGCAGATCGTCAAGAACCTCAACCACCGCAAGCTCGGCCCGGCGCCCGGCCCGGTGGAGGAGCCGCTGTACGACGCGGAGGAACTCGCCGGGATCGTCCCCGAGGACCTCAAGGTCCCGTTCGACCCGCGCGAGGTCGTCGCCCGGATCGCCGACGGCTCGCGCTTCGAGGAGTTCAAGCCGCTCTACGGGACGAGCCTCGTCACCGGCTGGACGCGCGTGCACGGCTACCCGGTCGGGGTGCTGGCCAACGCGCAGGGCGTCCTGTTCGGCGCCGAGGCGCAGAAGGCGGCCCAGTTCATCCAGCTCGCCAACCAGAGCGACACCCCGCTGCTGTTCCTGCACAACACCACCGGCTACATGGTCGGCAAGGAGTACGAGCAGGCCGGGATCATCAAGCACGGCGCACTGATGATCAACGCGGTGGCCAACAGCAGGGTGCCGCACATCTCGATCGTGATGGGCGCCTCGTACGGGGCGGGCAACTACGGCATGTGCGGCCGGGCGTACGACCCTCGGTTCCTGTTCGCCTGGCCGAGCGCGAAGTCGGCGGTGATGGGGCCGCAGCAGCTCGCCGGGGTCCTGTCGATCGTGGCGCGGCAGGCCGCCGAGGCGCGCGGGCAGGCCTACGACGACGACCAGGACCGCGCCATGCGGGAGATGGTCGAGGCGCAGATCGAGGCGGAGTCGCTGCCGTTCTTCCTGTCGGGGCGGCTCTACGACGACGGCGTGATCGACCCGCGCGACACCCGCACCGTCCTCGGCCTGTGCCTGTCCGCCGTCCACAACGCGCCCGTGCGCGGAGCCGACGGCTTCGGCGTCTTCCGGATGTGA